From one Gemmatimonadota bacterium genomic stretch:
- a CDS encoding ABC transporter permease: MILDAGTWASAVRMATPLLFAAMGGVLSERAGVVNIALEGKLLAGAFAAAIVAGATGNPWAGVVAAAGAGALVGVVHAFAGVILRGDQIVVGVALNLLVVGLTQFLMDVLFGSSANTPLVTGFDASGPGGFTPLVYLAICLPPLVLVLLNQTPFGLRLRACGEHPQTAESLGVDPARTRFAAVVLAGALAGMGGAFLALETHQFVKNMSAGRGFIALAAVIFGKWKPLPVAGACLFFGLAEALQIRLQGLGIPTQFVQMLPYVLTMIALAGFVGRSRPPASLGKPLETDR, from the coding sequence ATGATCCTGGACGCGGGGACATGGGCCTCGGCCGTTCGCATGGCGACTCCGCTTCTCTTTGCGGCGATGGGTGGCGTCCTGTCTGAACGGGCGGGTGTGGTGAACATTGCGCTGGAAGGGAAACTCCTTGCCGGGGCCTTTGCCGCGGCGATTGTCGCGGGTGCCACGGGAAACCCATGGGCGGGGGTCGTTGCCGCGGCCGGCGCGGGGGCGCTGGTGGGCGTGGTGCACGCCTTTGCGGGAGTCATTTTGCGCGGAGACCAGATTGTCGTGGGGGTGGCGCTCAATCTGCTGGTCGTCGGGCTCACGCAGTTCCTGATGGATGTGCTCTTCGGATCCTCCGCGAACACTCCCCTGGTCACCGGTTTTGACGCTTCGGGGCCGGGCGGGTTCACGCCTCTCGTCTATCTGGCGATCTGCCTGCCACCTCTGGTCCTGGTTCTCCTGAATCAGACTCCCTTCGGTCTGCGCCTGCGCGCGTGCGGCGAGCATCCACAGACGGCGGAGTCGCTGGGAGTGGATCCGGCGCGAACTCGCTTCGCGGCGGTGGTGCTGGCCGGGGCGCTGGCGGGAATGGGTGGCGCTTTTCTGGCGCTGGAGACGCACCAGTTTGTGAAGAACATGTCCGCGGGCCGCGGTTTCATTGCGCTGGCGGCCGTGATCTTCGGCAAGTGGAAACCCCTGCCGGTTGCGGGGGCCTGCCTCTTCTTCGGGCTGGCGGAGGCTCTGCAGATCCGCCTTCAGGGACTCGGCATCCCGACCCAGTTTGTGCAGATGCTCCCGTATGTGCTCACCATGATTGCATTGGCCGGTTTTGTGGGGAGGTCGCGCCCACCGGCATCACTTGGCAAACCGCTGGAGACAGATCGATGA
- a CDS encoding alkaline phosphatase, whose protein sequence is MTRLAWTLMLLILASCAGFSGESDVPGRPPNVVLLVGDGFGVGAWSLGRAVAEARGESLAFSTAETVGFLDTRPAGARVTDSAAAATAWSLGMLAPVYSIGIPAGEDSSEVLFETLGRAGRACGFVTTARVTHATPGPFYARVDHRGRENDMAAQLVKAGFTVALGGGARHFRGEEAGGRRQDQRDLIAEARVAGVAVVEDLHEALPTDRPVLGLLADSHLPHSLDSSEADPDLAEMCVAAIERLRASGTPWFLLAEEAHVDIACHEHDGAGVAANVLRLDRALRAVLGTVDLDSTLVLVVADHATDSPTLMEYAAPESLSVVTMSVARMEAEVFGGESWEGTPAALEAAALPVIDRGARHTGLRAADLDRLITGESHYDRKTALGGILSGRFGISFIPYEDHLRSTRVHGHTGEPVPVRAWGVRAGEARGIRTHDLFGQWLRDVLGVAWPRARTSIDTEHSPG, encoded by the coding sequence ATGACACGATTGGCATGGACTCTGATGCTGCTCATCCTGGCGTCGTGCGCCGGGTTTTCCGGAGAGTCGGATGTTCCCGGGCGGCCGCCCAATGTCGTTCTCCTCGTCGGAGATGGCTTTGGTGTGGGCGCATGGTCGCTGGGTCGCGCGGTCGCGGAGGCACGCGGGGAGTCGCTGGCGTTTTCGACTGCGGAAACCGTGGGGTTCCTGGATACCCGTCCGGCCGGGGCTCGCGTCACGGACTCCGCCGCCGCAGCAACGGCGTGGTCGCTGGGGATGCTTGCGCCGGTCTATTCGATCGGGATCCCGGCGGGGGAGGATTCGTCCGAAGTGCTCTTCGAGACGCTGGGTCGAGCAGGACGAGCGTGCGGGTTTGTCACAACGGCGCGCGTCACTCACGCGACTCCGGGCCCCTTCTACGCGCGCGTCGATCATCGGGGCCGCGAGAACGACATGGCCGCCCAACTGGTGAAGGCGGGGTTCACGGTGGCGCTCGGGGGAGGGGCGCGGCACTTCCGGGGCGAAGAGGCGGGAGGGCGTCGTCAGGACCAGCGGGATCTCATCGCGGAAGCGCGCGTGGCGGGCGTGGCGGTCGTGGAGGATCTGCATGAGGCCCTGCCGACGGATCGCCCGGTGCTGGGGCTCCTCGCGGATTCGCACTTGCCGCATAGCCTCGACTCTTCGGAGGCGGACCCCGATCTCGCGGAGATGTGCGTGGCTGCGATCGAACGGCTGCGGGCGTCGGGAACTCCGTGGTTCCTGCTGGCCGAGGAAGCGCATGTGGACATCGCTTGCCATGAACACGACGGAGCGGGAGTTGCGGCGAATGTGCTTCGGCTGGATCGTGCGCTTCGAGCGGTGCTCGGCACGGTGGATCTGGACTCCACGCTTGTGCTCGTGGTGGCGGATCACGCAACGGACTCCCCGACGCTGATGGAGTATGCCGCTCCGGAGAGCTTGAGCGTGGTGACGATGTCGGTGGCGCGTATGGAGGCGGAGGTTTTCGGTGGCGAATCATGGGAAGGGACGCCGGCGGCGCTGGAAGCGGCGGCCCTGCCGGTCATTGACCGTGGGGCGCGGCACACCGGGCTCCGGGCGGCGGATCTGGACCGGTTGATCACCGGAGAGAGTCATTACGACAGAAAGACGGCTCTGGGCGGCATTCTGTCCGGGCGATTCGGGATCTCCTTCATCCCGTATGAAGACCATCTGCGTTCTACCCGCGTTCACGGGCACACGGGAGAACCGGTGCCGGTGCGGGCCTGGGGGGTTCGCGCGGGGGAAGCGAGGGGAATCCGCACGCACGATCTCTTCGGGCAGTGGCTTCGGGATGTTCTGGGTGTGGCCTGGCCCAGGGCGCGCACTTCGATTGACACGGAGCACAGCCCCGGCTAG